From a region of the Lentilactobacillus curieae genome:
- a CDS encoding FAD-dependent oxidoreductase has translation MTKRVVIVGASHGGHQSILELLSRYDDVDITLFEAGDFISFMSCGMELYLEDNVTAVDDVRNFSEDSFPQDNVHILSGHEVTKINGDGQTVTVKDLKSNETSEVPYDKLILSSGVTPKSLPVVGTDLENVYLMRGKDWATKIKSKLTDPSVKNITVIGAGYIGIEAAEAATKAGKHVTLLDVIDRPLGTYLDSELTDVLTKELTEKCVEVKTGVKITEFSGDSGAVASVKTDKGDIPSDLVIQAAGVQPNTDWLKGTVSLDDRGWIKNDQYLRTNLPNVYALGDATLAYSVAAGKKVPIALATVARREARYVVKHLFETTPSEPFGGVVGSSALSVFDYHFAQSGLNSFTAERAGVEVATSFYEDTLRPAYVPESKGNPKVYAQLFFEPQTHRLVGGAVMSKYDVTAQGNVLALAIQHQMKLEDLAEADFFFQPGFDRQWSLLNLAAQHALGEEEFTRK, from the coding sequence ATGACAAAAAGAGTTGTAATCGTTGGTGCCTCACATGGTGGCCACCAATCCATTCTGGAATTATTGAGTCGTTACGATGACGTTGATATTACACTGTTTGAAGCGGGTGACTTCATCTCATTTATGTCTTGTGGTATGGAACTGTACCTCGAAGATAACGTTACTGCCGTTGATGACGTGCGGAACTTTAGTGAAGACAGTTTTCCACAAGACAACGTCCATATTTTGAGTGGCCATGAAGTTACTAAGATCAATGGTGATGGGCAGACAGTGACCGTTAAGGATTTAAAGAGCAACGAAACATCTGAAGTACCTTATGACAAGCTGATCTTGAGCTCGGGGGTAACTCCAAAATCGTTGCCAGTTGTCGGAACGGATTTGGAGAATGTTTACCTAATGCGGGGAAAAGATTGGGCAACCAAGATTAAGAGCAAGTTGACTGATCCAAGTGTTAAGAACATTACGGTGATTGGGGCAGGCTACATTGGAATTGAAGCTGCCGAAGCCGCAACTAAGGCTGGCAAGCACGTAACTTTGCTTGATGTGATTGACCGACCACTGGGAACCTACCTTGATTCAGAATTGACTGATGTGTTGACTAAGGAACTCACTGAAAAGTGTGTCGAGGTTAAGACTGGCGTTAAAATTACTGAATTTAGTGGTGATAGTGGTGCGGTTGCCTCGGTCAAAACCGATAAGGGTGACATTCCAAGTGACTTGGTTATCCAAGCAGCTGGGGTGCAACCAAACACCGACTGGTTGAAGGGCACGGTTTCACTGGATGACCGTGGCTGGATCAAGAATGACCAGTATTTGAGAACTAATTTACCGAACGTGTATGCGCTGGGTGACGCGACTCTGGCATACTCAGTGGCAGCGGGTAAGAAAGTGCCGATTGCTTTGGCAACGGTGGCCCGGCGTGAAGCTCGTTATGTAGTTAAGCATTTATTTGAAACCACACCATCAGAGCCATTTGGTGGGGTAGTCGGTTCATCTGCACTGAGTGTGTTTGATTATCACTTTGCTCAAAGCGGGCTGAACAGTTTTACCGCTGAACGAGCTGGGGTGGAAGTCGCAACTTCGTTCTATGAAGATACGTTGCGACCAGCTTACGTGCCTGAGAGCAAGGGCAACCCAAAGGTTTATGCCCAGTTATTCTTTGAGCCACAGACTCACCGGTTAGTTGGTGGAGCTGTGATGTCGAAGTATGATGTGACTGCTCAAGGTAATGTGCTAGCATTGGCAATTCAACACCAGATGAAGTTAGAGGACTTGGCGGAAGCTGATTTCTTCTTCCAACCTGGGTTTGATCGCCAGTGGAGTTTGTTGAACTTGGCGGCACAGCATGCGCTGGGTGAGGAAGAGTTTACGAGAAAATAG
- a CDS encoding alpha/beta hydrolase, giving the protein MTDKKRVSFPTYNFDLAGTLYLPEGFDESKQYAAIVVTHPTSSNMNQTSGIYADKLANRGFITLAFDSSYQGQSEGEPRFVENPGQRSEDISFAIDYLNSLSYVDDKKIGALGICASGGYTLNTAKTDKRIAAVGAVASANVGMVYRETFGPDDQLLATLDNIARQRTAEANGADPMITQWNPNSPEELQQAGYTDVDYIEAVDYYRTPRGEDKYSPNKLRFTSLAGVLGFDAVHLAAKLLT; this is encoded by the coding sequence ATGACTGATAAAAAACGGGTTTCATTTCCAACTTATAACTTTGATTTAGCGGGGACGTTGTACCTCCCAGAAGGTTTTGATGAGAGTAAGCAGTATGCCGCAATTGTGGTAACTCACCCAACCAGTAGTAATATGAACCAAACTTCTGGAATTTATGCGGACAAATTAGCAAACCGTGGCTTCATTACTTTAGCATTTGATTCTTCATACCAAGGTCAAAGTGAAGGGGAACCAAGATTTGTTGAAAACCCTGGTCAACGTTCAGAAGACATTAGTTTTGCGATTGATTACTTGAACTCATTATCATATGTAGATGATAAAAAGATTGGGGCATTAGGGATCTGCGCCAGTGGTGGTTATACGCTCAACACCGCCAAGACTGATAAGCGAATCGCTGCTGTTGGCGCGGTTGCTTCAGCTAATGTTGGAATGGTTTATAGAGAAACCTTTGGACCAGATGACCAATTATTGGCTACGTTGGACAACATTGCTAGGCAAAGAACTGCTGAAGCCAATGGTGCTGATCCAATGATTACTCAGTGGAATCCTAACTCACCGGAAGAATTACAGCAAGCTGGTTATACTGATGTTGATTACATTGAAGCAGTTGACTACTATCGGACTCCTCGTGGCGAGGACAAGTACTCACCTAATAAATTACGATTTACTAGTTTAGCGGGGGTACTTGGATTCGATGCAGTTCACCTGGCAGCAAAGTTATTAACTTAA